In Trifolium pratense cultivar HEN17-A07 linkage group LG7, ARS_RC_1.1, whole genome shotgun sequence, a genomic segment contains:
- the LOC123899534 gene encoding uncharacterized protein LOC123899534 gives MNLTGRQGMMRDPVMRSAANGRQNGFTEDELSDSAASSEFSTTQVGNSINGSLPKSKAYMLAGDASMCKVMQKSMTYVGAGMICSHLVNLSLFFGVVVSWGIMWPLIRVLKGSWFSESLPESSMKSLNGYKVFISIALILGDELYNFIKIIYFSAFLSSLYFLVLFPFSIMLMVFPLLMTFYI, from the exons AACCTGACTGGAAGACAAGGAATGATGAGGGATCCGGTGATGAGGAGTGCTGCTAATGGAAGGCAGAATGGTTTCACTGAGGATGAATTGTCAGATTCTGCGGCAAGCTCAGAATTTTCTACCACACAAGTAGGAAATAGTATCAATGGTTCTCTTCCAAAAAGTAAGGCTTATATGTTAGCAGGGGATGCTTCTATGTGCAAAGTTATGCAGAAAAG CATGACTTATGTTGGAGCAGGAATGATCTGTTCTCATCTTGTCAATTTATCATTGTTTTTCGGTGTTGTGGTTTCATGGGGCATTATGTGGCCATTGATCAGAGTACTTAAAGGAAGTTGGTTCTCTGAAAGTTTACCGGAGAGTAGCATGAAGAGTCTTAATGGTTATAAG GTTTTTATTTCCATTGCATTAATCCTTGGTGATGAACTCtacaattttatcaaaattatatattttagtgCCTTTTTATCTTCTCTTTATTTCTTGGTTTTGTTTCCCTTTTCTATTATGTTAATGGTGTTTCCCTTGTTGATGACTTTCTATATATAA